The Halarchaeum grantii genome includes a window with the following:
- the folP gene encoding dihydropteroate synthase, producing the protein MNTVDAAGLRIGDDHPPRIMGVLNVSKESPYSPSVFDDPDEAAAYVDDELIGEGADIVDVGLESANKRFEVLSAEEELDRLDTAVETIERVEGDAVFSIETRYADVADAALEAGFDMVNDICGFADPEMPAVCEAHDAAVVKMASPPDLERPGAVEAVDDIYEALGRNGLTEKTIVDPAFGGWSEAKTLADDRETFRRLREFRGYGQPILVSINRKNFLRDVAGRATEEALPVSLAATAMAVERGAHVIRTHDVAETRDAALIGSEFARERHRERAVEELDVTTPKEAERHIDRLEGDRAAAEASVARAYEVRPPSDRRQTLVDVAADTGVVCTGGEDLFVAGTVADLEVFADRLTQASKALAGVAGEIRSSLR; encoded by the coding sequence ATGAACACCGTGGACGCCGCCGGCCTGCGAATCGGCGACGACCACCCCCCGCGAATCATGGGGGTGTTGAACGTCTCGAAGGAGTCGCCCTATTCGCCGAGCGTCTTCGACGACCCCGACGAGGCCGCCGCCTACGTCGATGACGAACTCATCGGCGAGGGCGCGGACATCGTCGACGTCGGCCTCGAATCCGCGAACAAGCGCTTCGAGGTGCTGAGCGCCGAGGAGGAACTCGACCGCCTCGACACCGCCGTCGAGACCATCGAGCGCGTCGAGGGCGACGCGGTCTTCAGCATCGAGACGCGCTACGCCGACGTCGCGGACGCCGCCCTCGAGGCCGGCTTCGACATGGTCAACGACATCTGCGGCTTCGCGGACCCGGAGATGCCCGCCGTCTGCGAGGCCCACGACGCCGCCGTCGTGAAGATGGCGTCCCCGCCGGACCTCGAACGCCCCGGCGCCGTCGAGGCGGTCGACGACATCTACGAGGCGCTCGGGCGCAACGGCCTCACGGAGAAGACCATCGTCGACCCCGCCTTCGGCGGGTGGTCCGAGGCGAAGACGCTCGCGGACGACCGCGAGACGTTTCGCCGCCTCCGCGAGTTCCGGGGGTACGGCCAGCCGATCCTCGTCTCCATCAACCGGAAGAACTTCCTGCGCGACGTCGCCGGGCGCGCCACCGAGGAGGCCCTCCCCGTCTCGCTCGCCGCGACCGCGATGGCGGTCGAGCGCGGCGCGCACGTGATTCGAACGCACGACGTCGCGGAGACCCGTGACGCCGCGCTCATCGGGTCGGAGTTCGCGCGCGAGCGACACCGCGAGCGCGCCGTCGAGGAGCTCGACGTCACCACCCCGAAGGAGGCCGAGCGCCACATCGACCGCCTCGAGGGCGACCGCGCGGCCGCCGAGGCGAGCGTCGCGCGCGCCTACGAAGTTCGGCCGCCGTCTGACAGGCGACAGACGCTCGTCGACGTCGCGGCGGACACCGGCGTCGTCTGTACGGGCGGCGAGGACCTCTTCGTTGCGGGGACGGTCGCCGACCTCGAAGTGTTCGCTGACCGCCTCACGCAGGCGTCGAAGGCGTTAGCGGGCGTCGCGGGCGAGATCCGATCGAGTCTCCGGTAA
- a CDS encoding 6-hydroxymethylpterin diphosphokinase MptE-like protein has protein sequence MNFAEWAPAYEAILADFEYDRTGDEAARDELARLVSDFDVSRLDATGETVAVVGAAPRLVDDLDVAADADRVFAASTAADVLREHSIDVDVHVTDLDKNPETSRALTREGTPVAAHAHGDNRGLVAEWLPEFDDAHVLGTTQARPVDGVHDFGGFTDGDRAAFLADHVGAASLVFAGWDFADAPSEAKRHKLQWAARLLSWLERRRGETYGVLDGYRDTAWLDALG, from the coding sequence GTGAACTTCGCGGAGTGGGCGCCCGCCTACGAGGCGATCCTCGCGGACTTCGAGTACGACAGAACGGGCGACGAAGCCGCGCGTGACGAACTCGCACGACTCGTGAGCGACTTCGACGTCTCGCGCCTCGACGCGACCGGGGAGACAGTCGCCGTCGTCGGCGCCGCGCCCCGGCTCGTGGATGACCTCGACGTCGCCGCGGACGCCGACCGGGTGTTCGCCGCCTCCACCGCCGCCGACGTCCTGCGCGAGCACAGCATCGACGTCGACGTCCACGTCACGGACCTCGACAAGAACCCGGAGACGAGTCGCGCGCTCACCCGCGAAGGGACGCCCGTCGCCGCGCACGCGCACGGCGACAACCGCGGGCTGGTCGCGGAGTGGCTCCCCGAGTTCGACGACGCGCACGTCCTCGGGACGACCCAAGCCCGACCGGTCGACGGCGTCCACGACTTCGGCGGCTTCACGGACGGCGACCGCGCGGCGTTCCTCGCCGACCACGTCGGCGCGGCGTCGCTCGTCTTCGCCGGCTGGGACTTCGCGGACGCCCCGAGCGAGGCGAAGCGTCACAAGCTCCAGTGGGCGGCGCGCCTCCTCTCGTGGCTCGAACGCCGGCGCGGCGAGACGTACGGCGTTCTGGACGGCTACCGCGACACCGCGTGGCTCGACGCGCTCGGCTGA
- a CDS encoding SDR family NAD(P)-dependent oxidoreductase has translation MTETTESVRSRSSLDGKTAVVTGASSGIGKAIAETFAADGADVVVCSRTLADVEAVADDFAALPGDVVAVETDVTDRNDVDALAEATVEAFGGVDVLVNNAGGGAGLMPLDEVDGDLWDSVVDVNLTGVYNVTHAFAGALRNGDASAVVNVASMAGEYGVEGMGPYSAAKGGVVSLTRTLARDWADDGVRVNAVSPGFVATEKLREAYDLRRDLERANPDRTWGTPAEVADLVRFLASDAASFVDGQSVNVTGTPNTYETPDA, from the coding sequence ATGACGGAGACCACCGAGTCGGTGCGGTCGCGGAGCAGTCTCGACGGGAAAACGGCGGTCGTCACCGGTGCCTCCTCGGGCATCGGGAAGGCCATCGCCGAGACGTTCGCCGCGGACGGCGCGGACGTGGTCGTCTGCTCGCGGACGCTCGCGGACGTCGAGGCCGTCGCGGACGACTTCGCCGCCCTCCCGGGCGACGTCGTCGCCGTCGAGACCGACGTCACCGACCGAAACGACGTCGACGCGCTCGCCGAGGCCACCGTGGAGGCCTTCGGCGGCGTGGACGTCCTCGTGAACAACGCGGGCGGCGGCGCGGGCCTCATGCCGCTCGACGAGGTGGACGGCGACCTCTGGGATTCCGTCGTCGACGTCAACCTCACCGGCGTCTACAACGTCACGCACGCGTTCGCGGGCGCCCTCCGCAACGGCGACGCGAGCGCCGTCGTGAACGTCGCGAGCATGGCCGGCGAGTACGGCGTCGAGGGGATGGGCCCGTACAGCGCCGCGAAGGGCGGCGTCGTCTCGCTCACGCGGACGCTCGCGCGGGACTGGGCGGACGACGGCGTCCGCGTGAACGCCGTCTCACCGGGCTTCGTCGCCACCGAGAAACTCCGCGAGGCCTACGACCTCCGACGCGACCTCGAGCGCGCGAACCCCGACCGGACGTGGGGGACGCCCGCGGAGGTCGCCGATCTGGTGCGCTTCCTCGCGAGCGACGCCGCCTCCTTCGTCGACGGCCAGTCCGTGAACGTCACGGGGACGCCGAACACCTACGAGACGCCCGACGCGTAA
- a CDS encoding cryptochrome/photolyase family protein has protein sequence MQVFWHRSDLRVHDNRGLAAAADAGDGAVVPVFVFDDEVLEHGSDRRVAFMLDALDALREAYRERGSDLLLRFGDPSSVVPDIAHERGADAVHWSADYSGLAQERDEAVADALSAEGVESHRHHDAVLHEPGDIRTNAGDPYQVYTYFWKKWQDREKADPFDAPAGDALAAVEGDALPDVADLGFDPPAVDLPDAGHAAAVERLDAFCDADVFRYDEAREYPAMDATSHTGQDFSFGTLGVREAYARTVEAMAEADDEDERESVAEFQSQLAWREFYTQVLYFNPEVVTENYSEYETPIAWRNDPEEIRAWKRGETGYPIVDAGMRQLAEEGYVHNRVRMIVASFLTKDLLTDWRVGYRHFREHLVDHDTANDNGGWQWAASTGTDAQPYFRVFNPQTQGEKYDPDAEYVRAYVSELEGVPADAIHDWPALTPEERAEHAPDYPGPLVDHGERREDAIAAFEDARGDSE, from the coding sequence ATGCAGGTCTTCTGGCACCGGAGCGACCTCCGCGTGCACGACAATCGCGGGCTCGCGGCCGCGGCCGACGCCGGCGACGGGGCGGTCGTGCCGGTGTTCGTCTTCGACGACGAGGTCCTCGAGCACGGGAGCGACCGGCGCGTCGCGTTCATGCTGGACGCCCTCGACGCGTTGCGCGAGGCCTACCGCGAGCGCGGGAGCGACCTCTTACTACGGTTTGGCGACCCGTCGAGCGTGGTCCCCGACATCGCGCACGAGCGCGGGGCGGACGCGGTCCACTGGAGCGCGGACTACTCGGGGCTCGCACAGGAGCGCGACGAAGCCGTCGCGGACGCCCTCTCCGCCGAGGGCGTCGAGAGCCACCGGCACCACGACGCGGTGCTCCACGAGCCCGGCGACATCCGGACGAACGCGGGCGACCCCTATCAGGTCTACACCTACTTCTGGAAGAAGTGGCAGGACCGCGAGAAGGCCGACCCGTTCGACGCGCCCGCCGGCGACGCGCTCGCGGCCGTCGAGGGCGACGCGCTCCCCGACGTCGCCGACCTCGGTTTCGACCCGCCGGCCGTCGACCTCCCCGACGCGGGCCACGCCGCCGCCGTCGAACGTCTCGACGCGTTCTGCGACGCGGACGTCTTCCGCTACGACGAGGCCCGCGAGTACCCCGCGATGGACGCGACGTCGCACACCGGCCAGGACTTCTCCTTCGGGACGCTCGGCGTCCGCGAGGCGTACGCGCGCACCGTCGAGGCGATGGCCGAGGCCGACGACGAAGACGAACGCGAGAGCGTCGCGGAGTTCCAGAGCCAGCTTGCGTGGCGCGAGTTCTACACCCAAGTCCTCTACTTCAACCCCGAGGTGGTGACGGAGAACTACAGCGAGTACGAGACCCCCATCGCGTGGCGTAACGACCCCGAGGAGATCCGGGCGTGGAAGCGCGGCGAAACCGGCTACCCCATCGTGGACGCGGGGATGCGCCAGCTGGCCGAGGAGGGGTACGTCCACAACCGCGTGCGGATGATCGTCGCGTCCTTCCTCACGAAGGACTTGCTGACCGATTGGCGCGTCGGCTATCGGCACTTCCGCGAGCACCTCGTCGACCACGACACGGCGAACGACAACGGCGGCTGGCAGTGGGCGGCCTCGACGGGGACGGACGCCCAGCCCTACTTCCGGGTGTTCAACCCGCAGACGCAGGGCGAGAAGTACGACCCCGACGCCGAGTACGTCCGCGCGTACGTCTCGGAACTCGAGGGCGTGCCCGCCGACGCCATCCACGACTGGCCGGCGCTCACGCCCGAGGAGCGCGCCGAGCACGCCCCCGACTACCCGGGTCCGCTGGTCGATCACGGCGAGCGCCGCGAGGACGCCATCGCGGCGTTCGAGGACGCGCGCGGCGACTCAGAGTAG
- a CDS encoding HAD-IIA family hydrolase has product MSYAAAFVDLDGTVWRGREAIPGAARGLRALREAGVPVVLLTNNTGVRRGEIAARLDGIDVDYRGEPVVTASWATAAYLAEHRPDADVHVLGQDVVEEELEAAGLTVTAKGPADVVVAGYDERVSFARLTAALRAFEPGTVFVATNRDRVTPDPDGLVPGANAFVSAIEGMVEQDPVVVGKPETRMAELAAGEVDADVDVHDCLMVGDNLDTDILMGERAGMDTALVLSGVSSREDVAASDVEPTHVLSDLGEVETLL; this is encoded by the coding sequence GTGTCGTACGCCGCCGCGTTCGTCGACCTCGACGGGACCGTCTGGCGCGGCCGGGAGGCGATTCCCGGCGCCGCGCGCGGCCTGCGTGCCCTCCGCGAGGCGGGCGTGCCGGTCGTCCTCCTCACGAACAACACGGGCGTCCGCCGCGGCGAAATCGCGGCGCGCCTCGACGGGATCGACGTCGATTATCGCGGCGAGCCGGTGGTGACGGCGTCGTGGGCGACCGCCGCCTACCTCGCCGAGCACCGCCCGGACGCCGACGTCCACGTCCTCGGGCAGGACGTCGTCGAGGAGGAACTGGAGGCCGCGGGCCTCACGGTGACCGCGAAGGGCCCCGCCGACGTCGTGGTCGCCGGCTACGACGAGCGCGTGAGCTTCGCGCGCCTCACGGCGGCGCTCCGCGCGTTCGAACCGGGGACGGTGTTCGTCGCGACGAACCGCGACCGCGTCACTCCCGACCCCGACGGCCTCGTCCCGGGCGCGAACGCGTTCGTGAGCGCCATCGAGGGGATGGTCGAGCAGGACCCCGTGGTCGTCGGGAAGCCGGAGACGCGCATGGCCGAGCTCGCGGCGGGGGAGGTGGACGCGGACGTCGACGTCCACGACTGCCTGATGGTCGGGGACAACCTCGACACGGACATCCTGATGGGCGAGCGCGCGGGGATGGACACCGCGCTCGTGCTCTCCGGGGTCTCCTCGCGCGAGGACGTCGCGGCCTCCGACGTCGAGCCGACGCACGTCCTCTCGGACCTCGGCGAGGTGGAGACGCTACTCTGA
- the sod gene encoding superoxide dismutase, producing the protein MSDYELPPLPYEYDALEPSISEQVLNWHHDTHHQGYVNGWNAAEETLEEAREEGDFSGSAGAIRNVTHNGSGHVLHSLFWECMSPNGGDEPAGALAAAIQEDFGSYEAWKGEFEAAAGAAGGWALLVYDTHSNQLRNLVVDKHDQGALWGAQPILALDVWEHSYYYDYGPARGDFIDAFFDVVDWETPADRYEEAVSRFE; encoded by the coding sequence ATGAGCGACTACGAACTGCCGCCGCTACCGTACGAGTACGACGCACTGGAACCGAGCATCTCCGAGCAGGTGCTGAACTGGCATCACGACACGCACCATCAGGGCTACGTGAACGGCTGGAACGCCGCCGAGGAAACCCTCGAAGAGGCCCGCGAGGAGGGCGACTTCTCCGGCTCCGCTGGCGCGATTCGGAACGTCACCCACAACGGCTCCGGCCACGTCCTTCACTCCCTCTTCTGGGAGTGCATGAGCCCGAACGGCGGCGACGAACCCGCCGGCGCGCTCGCCGCCGCGATTCAGGAGGACTTCGGGTCGTACGAGGCGTGGAAGGGCGAGTTCGAGGCGGCCGCCGGCGCCGCAGGCGGCTGGGCGCTGCTCGTCTACGACACGCACAGCAACCAGCTTCGCAACCTCGTCGTCGACAAGCACGACCAGGGCGCGCTCTGGGGTGCACAGCCCATCCTCGCCCTCGACGTCTGGGAGCACTCCTACTACTACGACTACGGTCCCGCTCGCGGCGACTTCATCGACGCCTTCTTCGACGTCGTCGACTGGGAGACGCCCGCCGACCGCTACGAGGAAGCCGTCAGCCGCTTCGAGTAA
- a CDS encoding DUF7522 family protein, giving the protein MAAGGHTGDGGRYDEEMMAVVRDFDASALRTCWAFDPDAYERHYVRADVPESAVDVAGLIDNERYGFVTRDIYDTLHPASYRYTVRGFDGIEFFRCFFEDSRVGVLCSFDHDGARDYARLDERLRAFAGDDPERLTPE; this is encoded by the coding sequence ATGGCGGCAGGTGGACACACGGGCGACGGCGGGCGATACGACGAGGAGATGATGGCCGTCGTCCGCGACTTCGACGCCTCCGCGCTCCGAACCTGCTGGGCGTTCGACCCGGACGCGTACGAGCGCCACTACGTCCGCGCGGACGTCCCCGAATCGGCCGTCGACGTCGCGGGCCTCATCGACAACGAACGCTACGGCTTCGTCACCCGCGACATCTACGACACCCTCCACCCCGCGTCGTATCGCTACACCGTCCGGGGCTTCGACGGCATCGAGTTCTTCCGGTGTTTCTTCGAGGACTCGCGCGTCGGCGTCCTCTGCAGCTTCGACCACGACGGCGCGCGCGACTACGCCCGCCTCGACGAGCGCCTCCGCGCGTTCGCCGGCGACGACCCCGAACGCCTCACTCCCGAGTAG
- a CDS encoding DUF5827 family protein gives MPRPKDEFDALYPCDFYAPEELLDDDQMYTVYEIARLLQDLDPDAALEPGTEDILLDWAIPWVMRNSEALVVAEPPNDDDPGYYGLKTE, from the coding sequence ATGCCCCGCCCGAAGGACGAGTTCGACGCGCTCTACCCCTGCGACTTCTACGCGCCCGAGGAACTGCTCGACGACGACCAGATGTACACCGTCTACGAGATCGCGCGCCTCTTACAGGACCTCGACCCGGACGCCGCGCTCGAACCCGGCACGGAGGACATCCTGCTCGACTGGGCGATTCCGTGGGTGATGCGCAACAGCGAGGCCCTCGTCGTCGCGGAGCCTCCGAACGACGACGACCCCGGCTACTACGGCCTCAAGACGGAGTAG
- a CDS encoding MBL fold metallo-hydrolase, which produces MGRVRNPSRGRDVFTSNAFLVPGERTVLVDAGANYDVVAAVREHVETLDAVVLTHTHDDHVANVPALRDAFDAETWGFDADHEHVDHAIADGDRLTVGDHAYEALHTPGHKDDHLVFRSPAAGVAFVGDLVFANGSFGRTDLAEGDSRALVESIERLLDALDEADDVLYTGHGPAITDPLAGVEASLRAARFNA; this is translated from the coding sequence ATGGGCAGGGTCCGAAACCCCTCGCGCGGTCGTGATGTGTTCACGTCGAACGCCTTCCTCGTCCCCGGCGAACGCACCGTCCTCGTGGACGCGGGCGCGAACTACGACGTCGTCGCGGCCGTCCGCGAGCACGTGGAGACGCTGGACGCCGTCGTCCTCACGCACACGCACGACGACCACGTCGCGAACGTCCCCGCGCTCCGCGACGCCTTCGACGCCGAGACGTGGGGCTTCGACGCCGACCACGAACACGTCGACCACGCGATCGCGGACGGCGACAGGCTCACCGTCGGCGACCACGCCTACGAGGCGCTGCACACGCCCGGGCACAAGGACGACCACCTGGTCTTTCGGTCGCCGGCGGCCGGCGTCGCGTTCGTCGGCGACCTCGTCTTCGCGAACGGGTCGTTCGGCCGCACCGACCTCGCGGAGGGCGATTCCCGCGCGCTCGTCGAGAGCATCGAGCGCCTACTGGACGCCCTCGACGAGGCCGACGACGTGCTCTACACGGGACACGGACCCGCGATCACTGACCCGCTCGCGGGCGTCGAGGCGTCGCTGCGCGCGGCGCGCTTCAACGCCTGA
- a CDS encoding cupin domain-containing protein has protein sequence MPYTKAHVSDAESVLPDDVRGEMWMLRDELDTESLGFTVLALEAGEETMSHTHLDEDREEIYYVVEGGVDVDFGDRTVSLEEDEAVRISPDEERQILNRDQFSQLVLVSAPV, from the coding sequence ATGCCGTACACGAAGGCGCACGTCAGCGACGCCGAATCGGTGCTCCCGGACGACGTGCGGGGCGAGATGTGGATGCTGCGCGACGAACTCGACACCGAGAGCCTCGGGTTCACCGTGCTCGCGCTCGAGGCCGGCGAGGAGACGATGAGCCACACCCACCTCGACGAGGACCGAGAGGAGATCTACTACGTCGTCGAGGGCGGCGTCGACGTCGACTTCGGCGACCGAACCGTCTCGCTCGAGGAGGACGAGGCCGTCCGCATCAGCCCCGACGAGGAGCGCCAGATCCTGAACCGCGACCAGTTCTCGCAGCTCGTCCTCGTCAGCGCGCCCGTCTAG
- the thyX gene encoding FAD-dependent thymidylate synthase, whose product MKVELLEATPDPEEVICRAARNDYMSEYGAEQSFETVMASVEGDTLEEKKRTLIGHLMSHGHFGPFEHAQATFHVEGMSRSCMAQLTRHRHVSFDVQSMRYVAFDDVDPEDVADGELVVTPPSASDPDWVGRNQKGGSVDEETVAKREEVFTESVKRSVEDYQELLELGMPPEDARFVLPIGTEVNVVMSLNARMLMHVADMRAAADAQWEIRTLTEDVLDLAAEWCPVTFDYYEAKMKNRKNRLAP is encoded by the coding sequence ATGAAGGTCGAACTCCTGGAAGCCACGCCGGACCCCGAGGAGGTGATCTGTCGCGCCGCGCGCAACGACTACATGAGCGAGTACGGCGCCGAACAGTCCTTCGAGACGGTCATGGCGTCCGTCGAGGGCGACACGCTCGAGGAGAAGAAACGCACCCTCATCGGCCACCTGATGAGTCACGGCCACTTCGGGCCCTTCGAGCACGCGCAGGCCACCTTCCACGTCGAGGGGATGAGTCGCTCCTGTATGGCGCAACTCACCCGCCACCGACACGTCTCCTTCGACGTCCAGTCGATGCGCTACGTCGCCTTCGACGACGTCGACCCCGAGGACGTCGCGGACGGCGAGCTGGTCGTCACGCCGCCCTCCGCGAGCGACCCGGACTGGGTCGGGCGCAACCAGAAGGGCGGGAGCGTCGACGAAGAAACCGTCGCGAAACGCGAAGAGGTCTTCACCGAGTCCGTCAAGCGCTCCGTCGAGGACTACCAGGAGCTCCTCGAACTGGGGATGCCGCCCGAGGACGCGCGCTTCGTCCTCCCCATCGGCACCGAAGTGAACGTCGTGATGAGCCTCAACGCCCGCATGCTCATGCACGTCGCGGACATGCGCGCCGCCGCCGACGCCCAGTGGGAGATCCGCACCCTCACCGAGGACGTCCTCGACCTCGCCGCCGAGTGGTGTCCCGTCACCTTCGACTACTACGAGGCGAAGATGAAGAACCGCAAGAACCGCCTCGCGCCGTAA
- a CDS encoding helix-turn-helix transcriptional regulator, which yields MVRSVAVVLAAVLLFASAGAAPLATAGIGSDSAAPAVQSPVGAAESPSFSSTHFRIAVHPNGSATWTFQYRTQLENDTQRERFREYARSFEANETRFVEQFRANARSLVADGEGVTGREMNATNFERAAFTRGLSDDLGVVQLSFTWTNFARTDGERVVVGDLFDGGLYLGSNQRLVVTADPGLAFASVSPTPNATADPTLAASDSVTWFGPREFTDERPRAVLVPNDSVGAGEAGATTGSPSSTDDTDGDTGLPVALLGGLLALLAVGGVAYWRRERLAAALGGASDADASPAADASRDPDADAPPVGDPAVSDEEMLADDERVERLLREHGGRMRQASIVEETDWSKSKVSMLLSEMEADDRISRLRVGRENVVSLPGHEPTTGRDEE from the coding sequence ATGGTCCGGTCGGTCGCCGTCGTCCTCGCCGCCGTCCTGCTCTTCGCGTCGGCGGGTGCGGCACCGCTCGCCACCGCCGGCATAGGGTCCGATAGCGCTGCGCCCGCCGTCCAGTCACCGGTGGGTGCGGCGGAGAGCCCGAGCTTCTCCTCGACGCACTTTCGCATCGCAGTCCACCCGAACGGCTCCGCGACGTGGACGTTCCAGTATCGCACGCAGCTCGAGAACGACACCCAGCGCGAGCGCTTCCGCGAGTACGCCCGCAGTTTCGAGGCGAACGAGACGCGCTTCGTCGAGCAGTTCCGCGCGAACGCCCGCTCGCTCGTCGCCGACGGCGAGGGCGTGACCGGCCGGGAGATGAACGCGACGAACTTCGAGCGCGCGGCGTTCACGCGCGGCCTCAGCGACGACCTCGGCGTCGTCCAGCTCTCCTTCACGTGGACGAACTTCGCGCGCACCGACGGGGAGCGCGTCGTCGTCGGCGACCTCTTCGACGGCGGCCTCTACCTCGGCTCGAACCAGCGCCTCGTCGTCACCGCCGACCCCGGGCTCGCCTTCGCGTCCGTCTCGCCGACGCCGAACGCGACGGCCGACCCGACGCTCGCCGCGAGCGACAGCGTCACCTGGTTCGGCCCGCGCGAGTTCACCGACGAGCGCCCGCGCGCCGTCCTCGTGCCGAACGACAGCGTCGGCGCGGGCGAGGCCGGCGCGACGACCGGCTCGCCGTCGTCCACCGACGACACCGACGGCGACACCGGCCTCCCCGTCGCGCTCCTCGGCGGCCTGCTCGCGCTCCTCGCCGTCGGCGGCGTCGCCTACTGGCGACGCGAGCGACTCGCCGCCGCGCTCGGGGGTGCATCGGACGCGGACGCGTCGCCCGCCGCCGACGCGAGTCGCGACCCGGACGCCGACGCCCCGCCGGTCGGCGACCCCGCGGTCAGCGACGAGGAGATGCTCGCCGACGACGAACGCGTCGAGCGCCTCCTCCGCGAGCACGGCGGCCGGATGCGCCAGGCCTCCATCGTCGAGGAGACCGACTGGTCGAAGTCCAAGGTCAGCATGCTCCTCTCCGAGATGGAGGCCGACGACCGCATCTCCCGCCTCCGGGTGGGTCGCGAGAACGTCGTCAGCCTCCCCGGCCACGAGCCCACTACGGGGCGCGACGAGGAGTAA
- a CDS encoding tyrosine-type recombinase/integrase yields MSGSDESDTTNRLSHRQQVMFDNTVERFEEYLLTAGKTPRKDIGYATDTARARKSRVLRIFYWIWEHGDVSTELSTEQADRVIEALDTDELRRRNGDRYSETSKRKMSNALADWFAFKQADWEPDISFRDERATDNADPFTKSEVKKLWQTSLTYKNIPKYNNLSPKDRDRWRRYLAQYLGKPKEEVEPADWREVNRSWKVPSLVRSARAAGWRPAIVGRMRVHWYDPEKQAITIPGEHAVKNESRWKQELPGEAVEAIDRWLDQRENKSKYDDTDLMWLTRKGQPYSSSTLNALLRNLMDEAGIEPRGRNLVWYSFRHYVGTYVYDDCQDLKMVAKILRQNSIASADRYVHPTVELQRNIVDGL; encoded by the coding sequence ATGAGCGGCTCCGACGAGTCGGACACCACCAACCGGTTGAGCCACCGGCAGCAGGTGATGTTCGACAACACGGTCGAGCGATTCGAGGAATATCTCCTCACAGCGGGCAAAACCCCGCGGAAGGACATCGGCTACGCGACGGATACGGCCAGGGCGCGCAAATCGCGTGTACTACGCATCTTCTACTGGATATGGGAGCACGGGGACGTTTCGACCGAGCTATCGACGGAGCAGGCGGATCGAGTCATCGAAGCGCTCGATACCGACGAGCTTCGGCGACGGAACGGTGACCGGTACTCCGAGACGTCGAAGCGGAAGATGAGTAACGCGCTCGCGGACTGGTTCGCGTTCAAACAGGCGGACTGGGAGCCGGACATCTCGTTCCGCGACGAGCGAGCGACCGACAACGCGGATCCGTTCACGAAGTCGGAGGTGAAGAAGCTCTGGCAGACGTCGCTGACGTACAAGAACATCCCGAAGTACAACAATCTCTCTCCGAAGGACCGGGACCGATGGCGTCGCTATCTCGCCCAGTACCTCGGCAAACCGAAGGAGGAAGTCGAACCGGCCGATTGGAGGGAGGTGAACCGGAGTTGGAAGGTCCCCTCACTCGTTCGATCAGCCCGGGCCGCAGGGTGGCGTCCCGCGATTGTCGGACGCATGCGAGTCCACTGGTACGACCCGGAGAAACAGGCGATCACCATCCCCGGAGAGCACGCCGTGAAGAACGAGTCGAGGTGGAAGCAGGAGCTGCCGGGCGAGGCCGTGGAGGCAATCGACCGCTGGCTCGACCAGCGCGAGAACAAGTCGAAGTACGACGACACGGACTTGATGTGGTTGACGCGGAAGGGCCAGCCGTACAGTTCGAGTACCCTCAACGCGCTGCTTCGGAACCTGATGGACGAGGCCGGCATCGAGCCGCGCGGCCGAAACCTGGTGTGGTACTCGTTCCGCCACTACGTCGGGACGTACGTGTACGACGACTGCCAGGATCTGAAGATGGTCGCCAAGATTCTGCGCCAGAACAGCATCGCGTCGGCCGACCGGTACGTCCACCCGACGGTGGAACTCCAGCGCAATATCGTCGACGGACTCTAG